The following coding sequences lie in one Nerophis lumbriciformis linkage group LG02, RoL_Nlum_v2.1, whole genome shotgun sequence genomic window:
- the xpo1b gene encoding exportin-1 isoform X1, with translation MPAIMTMLADHAAQQLLDFNQKLDINLLDNVVNCLYHGVGPQQRMAQEVLTHLKEHPDAWTRVDTILEFSQNMNTKYYALQILETVIKTRWKILPRNQCEGIKKYVVGLIIKTSSDAANVEKEKVYIGKLNMILVQILKQEWPKHWPTFISDIVGASRTSESLCQNNMIILKLLSEEVFDFSSGQMTQVKAKHLKDSMCNEFSQIFQLCQFVMENSQNAPLVHATLETLLRFLNWIPLGYIFETKLISTLVYKFLNVPMFRNVTLKCLTEIAGVSVSQYEEQFVTLFTLTMCQLKQMLPLNTNIRLAYANGKDDEQNFIQNLSLFLCTFLKEHGQLIEKRLNLRETLMEALHYMLLVSEVEETEIFKICLEYWNHLAAELYRESPFSTSTSPLLSGNQHFDVPPRRQLYLPVLSKVRLLMVSRMAKPEEVLVVENDQGEVVREFMKDTDSINLYKNMRETLVYLTHLDYADTERIMTEKLHNQVNGTEWSWKNLNTLCWAIGSISGAMHEEDEKRFLVTVIKDLLGLCEQKRGKDNKAIIASNIMYIVGQYPRFLRAHWKFLKTVVNKLFEFMHETHDGVQDMACDTFIKIAQKCRRHFIQVQVGEVMPFIDEILNNINTIICDLQPQQVHTFYEAVGYMIGAQTDQAVQEHLIEKYMLLPNQVWDSIIQQATKNVDILKDPETVKQLGSILKTNVRACKAVGHPFVIQLGRIYLDMLNVYKCLSENISAAIQTNGMGGEMVTKQPLIRSMRTVKRETLKLISGWVSRSNDPQMVGENFVPPLLDAVLIDYQRNVPAAREPEVLSTMATIVNKLGGHITSEIPQIFDAVFECTLNMINKNFEEYPEHRTHFFYLLQAVNSHCFPAFLAIPPAQFKLVLDSIIWAFKHTMRNVADTGLQILYTMLQNVAQEEAAAQSFYQTYFCDILQHIFSVVTDTSHTAGLTMHASILAYMFNLVEEGKITTALNPASPANNQVFIQEYVANLLKTAFPHLQDAQVKVFVTGLFSLNQDIPAFKEHLRDFLVQIKEFAGEDTSDLFLEEREASLRQAQEEKHKIQMSVPGILNPHEIPEEMCD, from the exons TACTATGCCCTTCAGATCTTGGAAACCGTTATCAAAACAAGATGGAAGATTCTTCCTAGGAATCAAtgtgaag GaataaaaaagtatgttgttggTCTCATTATTAAGACGTCATCAGATGCTGCAAATGTGGAG aaagaaAAAGTGTACATTGGAAAACTGAATATGATTCTAGTTCAG ATTTTGAAGCAGGAGTGGCCCAAGCACTGGCCCACATTCATCAGTGACATTGTTGGAGCGAGTCGAACCAGTGAGAGTCTTTGTCAGAACAACATGATAATTCTGAAATTGCTCAGTGAGGAAGTTTTTGACTTCTCCAGTGGTCAGATGACCCAGGTCAAAGCCAAACATCTAAAAGACAG TATGTGCAATGAATTCTCCCAAATATTCCAGCTGTGCCAGTTTGTTATG GAAAATTCACAGAATGCCCCCCTTGTCCACGCTACTTTGGAAACTCTCTTACGTTTCCTCAACTGGATTCCTTTGGGCTACATCTTTGAAACCAAACTGATCAGTACACTGGTGTATAAG TTCCTCAATGTCCCAATGTTTCGCAATGTGACACTGAAGTGTTTGACAGAGATTGCTGGAGTAAGTGTTAGCCAGTACGAGGAGCAGTTTGTCACACTCTTCACTCTGACCATGTGTCAGCTCAAGCAG ATGCTTCCTCTGAACACTAACATCCGGCTGGCCTATGCCAACGGGAAAGATGATGAGCAGAACTTCATCCAGAACCTCAGTCTGTTCCTCTGTACTTTCCTCAAAGAGCATGGCCAGCTCATTGAGAAGCGGCTCAACCTAAGAGAAACTTTAATGGAG GCCCTCCATTATATGCTGCTGGTGTCAGAAGTGGAGGAGACTGAGATTTTCAAAATTTGTCTGGAGTATTGGAACCACCTTGCTGCTGAGCTCTACAGAGAAAGTCCCTTCTCCACATCCACTTCCCCGCTTCTCTCTGGCAACCAGCACTTCGACGTTCCACCTCGCAGGCAGCTCTATCTGCCTGTACTCTCTAAG GTACGTCTGCTGATGGTAAGCCGGATGGCCAAACCAGAGGAAGTCCTGGTGGTGGAGAATGACCAGGGGGAGGTGGTCAGAGAGTTCATGAAGGACACCGATTCAATAAATCTCTACAAGAACATGAGGGAAACACTTG TGTACTTGACTCACTTGGACTATGCAGACACAGAGCGCATAATGACAGAGAAGCTTCACAACCAGGTAAATGGTACAGAGTGGTCGTGGAAAAACCTCAACACACTATGTTGGGCCATTGGCTCCATCAGTGGGGCGATGCATGAAGAGGATGAAAAGAGGTTCCTGGTCACAGTCATTAAG GATCTGCTGGGTCTCTGTGAGCAAAAGAGGGGAAAGGACAACAAGGCCATTATAGCCTCCAACATCATGTACATTGTAGGCCAGTATCCTCGCTTTCTCAGAGCCCACTGGAAGTTCCTCAAAACGGTGGTCAACAAACTATTTGAGTTCATGCATG AGACTCATGATGGAGTTCAAGACATGGCTTGTGATACATTCATCAAGATCGCCCAGAAGTGCCGGCGTCACTTCATCCAGGTGCAGGTGGGAGAAGTGATGCCCTTCATTGATGAGATTCTGAACAACATCAATACCATCATTTGTGACCTTCAGCCACAGCAG GTGCACACGTTCTATGAGGCGGTAGGTTATATGATTGGGGCACAGACAGACCAAGCTGTACAGGAGCATCTGATAGAGAAGTACATGTTACTGCCTAATCAAGTGTGGGACAGTATCATCCAGCAGGCCACCAAg AATGTAGACATTTTGAAGGACCCAGAGACCGTGAAACAACTGGGCAGCATCCTAAAGACAAACGTCAGAGCCTGTAAGGCTGTGGGACATCCATTTGTCATCCAACTGGGAAGGATTTATCTCGATATGCTCAATGTGTACAAGTGCCTCAGCGAGAACATATCTGCTGCCATTCAGACAAATGGTATGGGAG GAGAGATGGTGACCAAGCAGCCTCTGATCAGGAGCATGAGGACTGTGAAACGAGAGACCTTGAAACTGATCTCAGGCTGGGTCAGCAGATCCAACGATCCACAGATG GTGGGTGAGAACTTTGTACCCCCGCTGTTGGACGCCGTCCTCATTGACTATCAACGGAATGTTCCAGCTGCCCGGGAGCCGGAGGTTCTCAGCACCATGGCAACCATCGTCAACAAGCTGGGGGGACACATCACGAGTGAGATACCCCAAATCTTTGACGCCGTCTTCGAGTGCACTCTAAACATGATCAACAAG AACTTTGAGGAGTATCCTGAGCACAGAACCCACTTCTTCTATCTACTGCAAGCTGTCAACTCACACTGCTTCCCTGCATTCCTCGCCATCCCCCCCGCACAATTCAAACTGGTGCTGGACTCCATCATTTGGGCCTTCAAGCACACCATGAGGAATGTTGCCGACACTG GTCTGCAGATTCTCTACACGATGCTGCAGAACGTGGCACAGGAGGAAGCAGCAGCTCAGAGCTTCTACCAAACTTATTTCTGCGACATCCTGCAGCACATCTTCTCTGTGGTCACTGACACGTCTCACACCGCAG GTCTCACCATGCACGCTTCCATCCTGGCCTACATGTTCAACTTGGTGGAGGAGGGCAAGATCACCACAGCACTAAACCCCGCCTCTCCTGCCAACAACCAGGTGTTCATTCAGGAGTACGTGGCCAACTTGCTGAAGACTGCCTTCCCTCACCTGCAGGA CGCTCAAGTTAAGGTGTTTGTGACCGGCTTGTTCAGCCTAAACCAGGACATTCCTGCCTTCAAGGAGCACCTTCGAGACTTTCTCGTCCAGATTAAG GAGTTTGCCGGCGAGGACACCTCTGACCTTTTCCTGGAGGAGCGGGAAGCGTCGCTTCGTCAGGCTCAAGAGGAGAAACACAAAATCCAAATGTCAGTCCCTGGCATCCTCAACCCACACGAGATCCCAGAGGAGATGTGTGACTGA
- the xpo1b gene encoding exportin-1 isoform X3, with amino-acid sequence MPFRSWKPLSKQDGRFFLGINVKMPEFCTSGKPSAGRLARIKKYVVGLIIKTSSDAANVEKEKVYIGKLNMILVQILKQEWPKHWPTFISDIVGASRTSESLCQNNMIILKLLSEEVFDFSSGQMTQVKAKHLKDSMCNEFSQIFQLCQFVMENSQNAPLVHATLETLLRFLNWIPLGYIFETKLISTLVYKFLNVPMFRNVTLKCLTEIAGVSVSQYEEQFVTLFTLTMCQLKQMLPLNTNIRLAYANGKDDEQNFIQNLSLFLCTFLKEHGQLIEKRLNLRETLMEALHYMLLVSEVEETEIFKICLEYWNHLAAELYRESPFSTSTSPLLSGNQHFDVPPRRQLYLPVLSKVRLLMVSRMAKPEEVLVVENDQGEVVREFMKDTDSINLYKNMRETLVYLTHLDYADTERIMTEKLHNQVNGTEWSWKNLNTLCWAIGSISGAMHEEDEKRFLVTVIKDLLGLCEQKRGKDNKAIIASNIMYIVGQYPRFLRAHWKFLKTVVNKLFEFMHETHDGVQDMACDTFIKIAQKCRRHFIQVQVGEVMPFIDEILNNINTIICDLQPQQVHTFYEAVGYMIGAQTDQAVQEHLIEKYMLLPNQVWDSIIQQATKNVDILKDPETVKQLGSILKTNVRACKAVGHPFVIQLGRIYLDMLNVYKCLSENISAAIQTNGMGGEMVTKQPLIRSMRTVKRETLKLISGWVSRSNDPQMVGENFVPPLLDAVLIDYQRNVPAAREPEVLSTMATIVNKLGGHITSEIPQIFDAVFECTLNMINKNFEEYPEHRTHFFYLLQAVNSHCFPAFLAIPPAQFKLVLDSIIWAFKHTMRNVADTGLQILYTMLQNVAQEEAAAQSFYQTYFCDILQHIFSVVTDTSHTAGLTMHASILAYMFNLVEEGKITTALNPASPANNQVFIQEYVANLLKTAFPHLQDAQVKVFVTGLFSLNQDIPAFKEHLRDFLVQIKEFAGEDTSDLFLEEREASLRQAQEEKHKIQMSVPGILNPHEIPEEMCD; translated from the exons ATGCCCTTCAGATCTTGGAAACCGTTATCAAAACAAGATGGAAGATTCTTCCTAGGAATCAAtgtgaag ATGCCTGAATTTTGTACAAGTGGCAAACCGAGTGCAGGGCGACTGGCAA GaataaaaaagtatgttgttggTCTCATTATTAAGACGTCATCAGATGCTGCAAATGTGGAG aaagaaAAAGTGTACATTGGAAAACTGAATATGATTCTAGTTCAG ATTTTGAAGCAGGAGTGGCCCAAGCACTGGCCCACATTCATCAGTGACATTGTTGGAGCGAGTCGAACCAGTGAGAGTCTTTGTCAGAACAACATGATAATTCTGAAATTGCTCAGTGAGGAAGTTTTTGACTTCTCCAGTGGTCAGATGACCCAGGTCAAAGCCAAACATCTAAAAGACAG TATGTGCAATGAATTCTCCCAAATATTCCAGCTGTGCCAGTTTGTTATG GAAAATTCACAGAATGCCCCCCTTGTCCACGCTACTTTGGAAACTCTCTTACGTTTCCTCAACTGGATTCCTTTGGGCTACATCTTTGAAACCAAACTGATCAGTACACTGGTGTATAAG TTCCTCAATGTCCCAATGTTTCGCAATGTGACACTGAAGTGTTTGACAGAGATTGCTGGAGTAAGTGTTAGCCAGTACGAGGAGCAGTTTGTCACACTCTTCACTCTGACCATGTGTCAGCTCAAGCAG ATGCTTCCTCTGAACACTAACATCCGGCTGGCCTATGCCAACGGGAAAGATGATGAGCAGAACTTCATCCAGAACCTCAGTCTGTTCCTCTGTACTTTCCTCAAAGAGCATGGCCAGCTCATTGAGAAGCGGCTCAACCTAAGAGAAACTTTAATGGAG GCCCTCCATTATATGCTGCTGGTGTCAGAAGTGGAGGAGACTGAGATTTTCAAAATTTGTCTGGAGTATTGGAACCACCTTGCTGCTGAGCTCTACAGAGAAAGTCCCTTCTCCACATCCACTTCCCCGCTTCTCTCTGGCAACCAGCACTTCGACGTTCCACCTCGCAGGCAGCTCTATCTGCCTGTACTCTCTAAG GTACGTCTGCTGATGGTAAGCCGGATGGCCAAACCAGAGGAAGTCCTGGTGGTGGAGAATGACCAGGGGGAGGTGGTCAGAGAGTTCATGAAGGACACCGATTCAATAAATCTCTACAAGAACATGAGGGAAACACTTG TGTACTTGACTCACTTGGACTATGCAGACACAGAGCGCATAATGACAGAGAAGCTTCACAACCAGGTAAATGGTACAGAGTGGTCGTGGAAAAACCTCAACACACTATGTTGGGCCATTGGCTCCATCAGTGGGGCGATGCATGAAGAGGATGAAAAGAGGTTCCTGGTCACAGTCATTAAG GATCTGCTGGGTCTCTGTGAGCAAAAGAGGGGAAAGGACAACAAGGCCATTATAGCCTCCAACATCATGTACATTGTAGGCCAGTATCCTCGCTTTCTCAGAGCCCACTGGAAGTTCCTCAAAACGGTGGTCAACAAACTATTTGAGTTCATGCATG AGACTCATGATGGAGTTCAAGACATGGCTTGTGATACATTCATCAAGATCGCCCAGAAGTGCCGGCGTCACTTCATCCAGGTGCAGGTGGGAGAAGTGATGCCCTTCATTGATGAGATTCTGAACAACATCAATACCATCATTTGTGACCTTCAGCCACAGCAG GTGCACACGTTCTATGAGGCGGTAGGTTATATGATTGGGGCACAGACAGACCAAGCTGTACAGGAGCATCTGATAGAGAAGTACATGTTACTGCCTAATCAAGTGTGGGACAGTATCATCCAGCAGGCCACCAAg AATGTAGACATTTTGAAGGACCCAGAGACCGTGAAACAACTGGGCAGCATCCTAAAGACAAACGTCAGAGCCTGTAAGGCTGTGGGACATCCATTTGTCATCCAACTGGGAAGGATTTATCTCGATATGCTCAATGTGTACAAGTGCCTCAGCGAGAACATATCTGCTGCCATTCAGACAAATGGTATGGGAG GAGAGATGGTGACCAAGCAGCCTCTGATCAGGAGCATGAGGACTGTGAAACGAGAGACCTTGAAACTGATCTCAGGCTGGGTCAGCAGATCCAACGATCCACAGATG GTGGGTGAGAACTTTGTACCCCCGCTGTTGGACGCCGTCCTCATTGACTATCAACGGAATGTTCCAGCTGCCCGGGAGCCGGAGGTTCTCAGCACCATGGCAACCATCGTCAACAAGCTGGGGGGACACATCACGAGTGAGATACCCCAAATCTTTGACGCCGTCTTCGAGTGCACTCTAAACATGATCAACAAG AACTTTGAGGAGTATCCTGAGCACAGAACCCACTTCTTCTATCTACTGCAAGCTGTCAACTCACACTGCTTCCCTGCATTCCTCGCCATCCCCCCCGCACAATTCAAACTGGTGCTGGACTCCATCATTTGGGCCTTCAAGCACACCATGAGGAATGTTGCCGACACTG GTCTGCAGATTCTCTACACGATGCTGCAGAACGTGGCACAGGAGGAAGCAGCAGCTCAGAGCTTCTACCAAACTTATTTCTGCGACATCCTGCAGCACATCTTCTCTGTGGTCACTGACACGTCTCACACCGCAG GTCTCACCATGCACGCTTCCATCCTGGCCTACATGTTCAACTTGGTGGAGGAGGGCAAGATCACCACAGCACTAAACCCCGCCTCTCCTGCCAACAACCAGGTGTTCATTCAGGAGTACGTGGCCAACTTGCTGAAGACTGCCTTCCCTCACCTGCAGGA CGCTCAAGTTAAGGTGTTTGTGACCGGCTTGTTCAGCCTAAACCAGGACATTCCTGCCTTCAAGGAGCACCTTCGAGACTTTCTCGTCCAGATTAAG GAGTTTGCCGGCGAGGACACCTCTGACCTTTTCCTGGAGGAGCGGGAAGCGTCGCTTCGTCAGGCTCAAGAGGAGAAACACAAAATCCAAATGTCAGTCCCTGGCATCCTCAACCCACACGAGATCCCAGAGGAGATGTGTGACTGA
- the xpo1b gene encoding exportin-1 isoform X2 codes for MPAIMTMLADHAAQQLLDFNQKLDINLLDNVVNCLYHGVGPQQRMAQEVLTHLKEHPDAWTRVDTILEFSQNMNTKYYALQILETVIKTRWKILPRNQCEGIKKYVVGLIIKTSSDAANVEKEKVYIGKLNMILVQILKQEWPKHWPTFISDIVGASRTSESLCQNNMIILKLLSEEVFDFSSGQMTQVKAKHLKDSMCNEFSQIFQLCQFVMENSQNAPLVHATLETLLRFLNWIPLGYIFETKLISTLVYKFLNVPMFRNVTLKCLTEIAGVSVSQYEEQFVTLFTLTMCQLKQMLPLNTNIRLAYANGKDDEQNFIQNLSLFLCTFLKEHGQLIEKRLNLRETLMEALHYMLLVSEVEETEIFKICLEYWNHLAAELYRESPFSTSTSPLLSGNQHFDVPPRRQLYLPVLSKVRLLMVSRMAKPEEVLVVENDQGEVVREFMKDTDSINLYKNMRETLVYLTHLDYADTERIMTEKLHNQVNGTEWSWKNLNTLCWAIGSISGAMHEEDEKRFLVTVIKDLLGLCEQKRGKDNKAIIASNIMYIVGQYPRFLRAHWKFLKTVVNKLFEFMHETHDGVQDMACDTFIKIAQKCRRHFIQVQVGEVMPFIDEILNNINTIICDLQPQQVHTFYEAVGYMIGAQTDQAVQEHLIEKYMLLPNQVWDSIIQQATKNVDILKDPETVKQLGSILKTNVRACKAVGHPFVIQLGRIYLDMLNVYKCLSENISAAIQTNGEMVTKQPLIRSMRTVKRETLKLISGWVSRSNDPQMVGENFVPPLLDAVLIDYQRNVPAAREPEVLSTMATIVNKLGGHITSEIPQIFDAVFECTLNMINKNFEEYPEHRTHFFYLLQAVNSHCFPAFLAIPPAQFKLVLDSIIWAFKHTMRNVADTGLQILYTMLQNVAQEEAAAQSFYQTYFCDILQHIFSVVTDTSHTAGLTMHASILAYMFNLVEEGKITTALNPASPANNQVFIQEYVANLLKTAFPHLQDAQVKVFVTGLFSLNQDIPAFKEHLRDFLVQIKEFAGEDTSDLFLEEREASLRQAQEEKHKIQMSVPGILNPHEIPEEMCD; via the exons TACTATGCCCTTCAGATCTTGGAAACCGTTATCAAAACAAGATGGAAGATTCTTCCTAGGAATCAAtgtgaag GaataaaaaagtatgttgttggTCTCATTATTAAGACGTCATCAGATGCTGCAAATGTGGAG aaagaaAAAGTGTACATTGGAAAACTGAATATGATTCTAGTTCAG ATTTTGAAGCAGGAGTGGCCCAAGCACTGGCCCACATTCATCAGTGACATTGTTGGAGCGAGTCGAACCAGTGAGAGTCTTTGTCAGAACAACATGATAATTCTGAAATTGCTCAGTGAGGAAGTTTTTGACTTCTCCAGTGGTCAGATGACCCAGGTCAAAGCCAAACATCTAAAAGACAG TATGTGCAATGAATTCTCCCAAATATTCCAGCTGTGCCAGTTTGTTATG GAAAATTCACAGAATGCCCCCCTTGTCCACGCTACTTTGGAAACTCTCTTACGTTTCCTCAACTGGATTCCTTTGGGCTACATCTTTGAAACCAAACTGATCAGTACACTGGTGTATAAG TTCCTCAATGTCCCAATGTTTCGCAATGTGACACTGAAGTGTTTGACAGAGATTGCTGGAGTAAGTGTTAGCCAGTACGAGGAGCAGTTTGTCACACTCTTCACTCTGACCATGTGTCAGCTCAAGCAG ATGCTTCCTCTGAACACTAACATCCGGCTGGCCTATGCCAACGGGAAAGATGATGAGCAGAACTTCATCCAGAACCTCAGTCTGTTCCTCTGTACTTTCCTCAAAGAGCATGGCCAGCTCATTGAGAAGCGGCTCAACCTAAGAGAAACTTTAATGGAG GCCCTCCATTATATGCTGCTGGTGTCAGAAGTGGAGGAGACTGAGATTTTCAAAATTTGTCTGGAGTATTGGAACCACCTTGCTGCTGAGCTCTACAGAGAAAGTCCCTTCTCCACATCCACTTCCCCGCTTCTCTCTGGCAACCAGCACTTCGACGTTCCACCTCGCAGGCAGCTCTATCTGCCTGTACTCTCTAAG GTACGTCTGCTGATGGTAAGCCGGATGGCCAAACCAGAGGAAGTCCTGGTGGTGGAGAATGACCAGGGGGAGGTGGTCAGAGAGTTCATGAAGGACACCGATTCAATAAATCTCTACAAGAACATGAGGGAAACACTTG TGTACTTGACTCACTTGGACTATGCAGACACAGAGCGCATAATGACAGAGAAGCTTCACAACCAGGTAAATGGTACAGAGTGGTCGTGGAAAAACCTCAACACACTATGTTGGGCCATTGGCTCCATCAGTGGGGCGATGCATGAAGAGGATGAAAAGAGGTTCCTGGTCACAGTCATTAAG GATCTGCTGGGTCTCTGTGAGCAAAAGAGGGGAAAGGACAACAAGGCCATTATAGCCTCCAACATCATGTACATTGTAGGCCAGTATCCTCGCTTTCTCAGAGCCCACTGGAAGTTCCTCAAAACGGTGGTCAACAAACTATTTGAGTTCATGCATG AGACTCATGATGGAGTTCAAGACATGGCTTGTGATACATTCATCAAGATCGCCCAGAAGTGCCGGCGTCACTTCATCCAGGTGCAGGTGGGAGAAGTGATGCCCTTCATTGATGAGATTCTGAACAACATCAATACCATCATTTGTGACCTTCAGCCACAGCAG GTGCACACGTTCTATGAGGCGGTAGGTTATATGATTGGGGCACAGACAGACCAAGCTGTACAGGAGCATCTGATAGAGAAGTACATGTTACTGCCTAATCAAGTGTGGGACAGTATCATCCAGCAGGCCACCAAg AATGTAGACATTTTGAAGGACCCAGAGACCGTGAAACAACTGGGCAGCATCCTAAAGACAAACGTCAGAGCCTGTAAGGCTGTGGGACATCCATTTGTCATCCAACTGGGAAGGATTTATCTCGATATGCTCAATGTGTACAAGTGCCTCAGCGAGAACATATCTGCTGCCATTCAGACAAATG GAGAGATGGTGACCAAGCAGCCTCTGATCAGGAGCATGAGGACTGTGAAACGAGAGACCTTGAAACTGATCTCAGGCTGGGTCAGCAGATCCAACGATCCACAGATG GTGGGTGAGAACTTTGTACCCCCGCTGTTGGACGCCGTCCTCATTGACTATCAACGGAATGTTCCAGCTGCCCGGGAGCCGGAGGTTCTCAGCACCATGGCAACCATCGTCAACAAGCTGGGGGGACACATCACGAGTGAGATACCCCAAATCTTTGACGCCGTCTTCGAGTGCACTCTAAACATGATCAACAAG AACTTTGAGGAGTATCCTGAGCACAGAACCCACTTCTTCTATCTACTGCAAGCTGTCAACTCACACTGCTTCCCTGCATTCCTCGCCATCCCCCCCGCACAATTCAAACTGGTGCTGGACTCCATCATTTGGGCCTTCAAGCACACCATGAGGAATGTTGCCGACACTG GTCTGCAGATTCTCTACACGATGCTGCAGAACGTGGCACAGGAGGAAGCAGCAGCTCAGAGCTTCTACCAAACTTATTTCTGCGACATCCTGCAGCACATCTTCTCTGTGGTCACTGACACGTCTCACACCGCAG GTCTCACCATGCACGCTTCCATCCTGGCCTACATGTTCAACTTGGTGGAGGAGGGCAAGATCACCACAGCACTAAACCCCGCCTCTCCTGCCAACAACCAGGTGTTCATTCAGGAGTACGTGGCCAACTTGCTGAAGACTGCCTTCCCTCACCTGCAGGA CGCTCAAGTTAAGGTGTTTGTGACCGGCTTGTTCAGCCTAAACCAGGACATTCCTGCCTTCAAGGAGCACCTTCGAGACTTTCTCGTCCAGATTAAG GAGTTTGCCGGCGAGGACACCTCTGACCTTTTCCTGGAGGAGCGGGAAGCGTCGCTTCGTCAGGCTCAAGAGGAGAAACACAAAATCCAAATGTCAGTCCCTGGCATCCTCAACCCACACGAGATCCCAGAGGAGATGTGTGACTGA